From Magnolia sinica isolate HGM2019 chromosome 13, MsV1, whole genome shotgun sequence, one genomic window encodes:
- the LOC131222597 gene encoding probable linoleate 9S-lipoxygenase 5 encodes MLHNIMDAITGKGHKETGVKIKGSVVLMKKNVLDFSDFHASLLDRIHELLGKGVSFHLISAVHGDPEKENRGKVGAAAYLEEWITTLTPVQAGESMFKVTFDWDDSMGIPGAFIVKNFHHSQFFLKTLTLEDVPGVGRIHFICNSWIYPTSSYKYDRVFFTNQTYLPSNTPEPLRRYREEELVNLRGDGTGELKEWDRVYDYAFYNDLGSPDKGPDYARPILGGSKEYPYPRRGRTGRQPTKTDPNTESRLPLLSLDIYVPRDERFGHLKMSDFLAYALKSLVQFLVPELTALFDKTPNEFDTFQDVLNLYEGGIQLPNITAVNKIKDMIPLEMIKELVRSDGERLLKFPMPQVIQADKFAWRTDEEFGREMLAGVNPVIISHLKEFPPTSKLNPEAYGNQNSSITEEQIVGNLHGLTVKEALERKKLFILDHHDALMPYLNRINTTSTKTYASRTVLFLKDDGTLMPVAIELSLPHPDGEQHGAVSKVFTPANHGVEGSIWQLAKAYAAVNDSGYHQLISHWLNTHAVIEPFVIATNRQLSVLHPIHKLLNPHYRDTMNINALARQILINAGGVLENTVFPGKFAMESSSVIYKDWVFTEQGLPADLIKRGMAVPDSNHPHNLHLLVEDYPYAVDGLEIWSAIETWVSDYCSIYYPSDASVQADPELQSWWTEIREVGHGDKKDEPWWPKMQTVAELTQTCTTIIWVASALHAAVNFGQYPYAGYLPNRPTISRRFMPEPGSPEYAELESNPDTVFLSTITAQLQTLLGVSLIEILSRHSSDEVYLGQRATPEWTTDAAALEAFEQFGRKLVAIENRIIEMNNDERWKNRVGPVKVPYTLLYPNTSDFRGVGGLTGRGIPNSVSI; translated from the exons ATGCTGCACAACATCATGGATGCAATAACAGGTAAGGGCCACAAGGAGACGGGTGTGAAGATCAAGGGGTCGGTTGTGCTGATGAAGAAGAACGTCTTGGATTTCAGCGACTTCCATGCATCTCTCCTTGATAGAATCCACGAGCTCTTAGGAAAAGGAGTCTCTTTTCATCTTATCAGTGCAGTTCATGGCGACCCAG AGAAAGAGAACCGAGGTAAGGTTGGGGCGGCTGCCTACCTGGAGGAGTGGATCACGACACTAACCCCAGTACAAGCCGGTGAGTCCATGTTCAAGGTCACGTTCGACTGGGATGACAGCATGGGCATTCCAGGCGCTTTCATCGTCAAGAACTTCCACCACAGCCAGTTCTTCCTCAAGACCTTGACGCTGGAAGATGTACCTGGGGTGGGCCGCATTCACTTCATCTGCAATTCATGGATCTACCCAACTAGCTCTTACAAATATGATCGGGTCTTCTTTACCAATCAg acCTACCTTCCCAGCAACACACCTGAGCCCCTACGCAGATATCGGGAAGAAGAGCTGGTGAATCTCCGAGGAGACGGCACTGGAGAGCTGAAAGAATGGGACCGAGTCTATGACTATGCGTTCTACAACGATTTGGGTTCTCCAGACAAGGGCCCAGATTATGCACGGCCCATCCTCGGAGGGTCAAAAGAGTATCCTTACCCCCGCAGAGGTAGAACGGGCCGCCAGCCCACAAAGACAG ATCCAAACACGGAGAGTAGATTGCCACTCCTGAGCCTGGACATTTATGTTCCGCGGGATGAGCGGTTTGGTCACCTGAAGATGTCGGATTTCCTGGCGTATGCTCTGAAGTCGCTCGTGCAGTTCTTGGTCCCAGAGCTGACAGCTTTGTTCGATAAAACGCCGAATGAGTTCGATACCTTCCAAGATGTGCTGAACTTGTATGAGGGAGGGATCCAGCTACCCAACATTACTGCAGTCAACAAGATCAAGGACATGATCCCCTTGGAGATGATCAAGGAGCTGGTCCGATCCGACGGTGAGCGGCTGCTCAAATTCCCAATGCCTCAGGTGATTCAAG CTGATAAATTCGCTTGGAGAACGGATGAAGAATTCGGACGAGAAATGCTGGCTGGAGTGAATCCCGTCATCATCAGCCACCTCAAA GAGTTCCCGCCAACCAGCAAGCTCAATCCTGAAGCATATGGCAATCAGAACAGTTCGATAACAGAAGAACAGATAGTAGGGAACCTACATGGACTAACTGTCAAAGAG GCGCTTGAAAGAAAGAAACTCTTCATCTTAGACCATCATGACGCGTTGATGCCATACCTTAACCGGATAAACACGACCTCCACGAAGACCTATGCCTCAAGGACAGTCCTCTTCCTGAAAGACGATGGGACTTTGATGCCAGTGGCAATCGAGCTGAGCTTGCCTCATCCAGACGGTGAGCAACATGGTGCAGTCAGCAAAGTCTTCACCCCAGCCAACCACGGGGTCGAGGGTTCGATATGGCAATTGGCGAAAGCATATGCAGCAGTAAACGACTCCGGCTATCATCAGCTAATCAGCCATTG GTTGAACACACACGCAGTGATCGAGCCGTTTGTGATTGCCACCAATAGACAATTGAGCGTGCTTCATCCAATCCATAAGCTCTTGAACCCGCATTATCGTGACACCATGAATATCAATGCCCTGGCCCGGCAGATCCTCATCAACGCAGGCGGTGTGCTCGAAAACACGGTTTTCCCAGGGAAATTCGCCATGGAATCGTCTTCTGTGATTTATAAGGACTGGGTTTTTACAGAGCAAGGACTTCCTGCAGATCTCATCAAAAG AGGAATGGCAGTCCCTGATTCAAACCACCCCCACAACCTCCACCTGCTAGTTGAGGACTACCCGTATGCTGTCGACGGGCTGGAGATCTGGTCAGCGATTGAAACGTGGGTCAGTGACTACTGTTCCATCTACTACCCCTCTGATGCCTCTGTGCAAGCTGATCCCGAGCTCCAGTCCTGGTGGACCGAGATCCGTGAGGTGGGCCATGGCGACAAGAAGGATGAGCCATGGTGGCCCAAGATGCAGACTGTTGCTGAGCTGACCCAAACATGCACCACCATCATATGGGTGGCCTCTGCCCTCCATGCCGCCGTTAATTTCGGACAGTACCCCTATGCAGGCTACCTTCCAAACCGTCCGACAATAAGCCGCCGCTTCATGCCTGAACCTGGGTCACCTGAGTATGCTGAGCTTGAGTCGAACCCCGACACCGTCTTCCTGAGCACAATCACGGCTCAGCTGCAGACACTCCTTGGTGTGTCCCTCATAGAGATTCTGTCACGGCATTCTTCTGATGAGGTCTATCTTGGGCAGCGGGCCACACCAGAGTGGACAACAGATGCAGCTGCACTGGAAGCATTTGAGCAGTTCGGGAGAAAACTGGTGGCAATCGAAAATAGAATTATAGAGATGAACAATGATGAACGATGGAAGAACCGGGTGGGACCCGTCAAGGTGCCATACACTTTGCTCTATCCAAACACCTCCGATTTCAGGGGCGTCGGTGGGCTAACTGGCAGGGGAATTCCAAATAGCGTCTCCATCTAA